From the genome of Henningerozyma blattae CBS 6284 chromosome 8, complete genome:
TTGGgaaatttagaatttgaaatgatTGTGTTTGATATTTCTATATAATAAGAATCGTTTGCGTGTCTCTTGGGTTCCAATTGTAATGCTATAAAGCAAAGCAAGGGAGAAGAATGATATTTCTTATCGATGACTGCAActaaatttttccaattatgTAAATTGGAaggtaatttttttttcagaatcaaatttaaatagtgGAAAGTTAACCCATTGGATTGTAAAggtatttcattattaagaaTGGTGAATATTTGGTTGAGTATGGGATCATGAGAGGATTGATAGTACAAGTTTTGTAAGTTTAAGAATTGagtaaattctttaaagaatttcGTAGAGTgtttaatttgaatatcaAAAGATTGTTGTAGAATaggtttaatatttgatgaagaatcATTATGGAAGGATAGTATTGCCTTTAggttaaataataatttttgaatcaaTAAATGTAACGCATCGGATTTATTATTCGATTTCCCCAGCGCAGTCACCACATCTTGATATAACACTTTGCCTATTGTAGAATTGGTGTCTGGCGAGTCATTCGAAGAATTGTTTAATGAAGACTTATTAGAATCAAACAAATGATAATTAACTCTGAAATTTAAACTCAATGCCTCATCTAGAAGTTTGGAACCAGAATCGAATATTCCTGAACCCAATAGGGAAGAAGATAGAGCCAAGGGAATGGTTTCATTGATAGTAGGCATGACAATGGGTATATATTCGATGTGGGTGCAtctaaatttcaaaaaaaacaacaaaaaaatacgtATAAagatatacatatatatttattaaactcCTATGAAAATCATGAAAATCCTTTTAaccaaaataaatatattaaattaaactaaattaatgtttattattattattattattattgcttaCGTTAACTAGCccattgaaattttcaGATAAAACCCGAGGTCACGTGAcccaaatatatatttggtCGATAAATCCCGAGCACccttttgatttttcttttgattatttttttctttttccatttttccGAGAACATATCCTGGTAGAGAAACAATTTCAAGTATATCCGGATACGGAAATTACCCATTTATAAGAAACCAGGCCCATCTAAATTAAACTATAAAGCTTACCAAAAAGGGCCCATACTTCCGCGACAATTCTGGTATAAGAAAGTAATGTCCATAGATCGACATCGAATGAGCCGATGAATGGTCTAAACACCGAGATACAAGCTGATCTGACTATAGATCGAGCACGTGAGCACTTTAATTCTTTACTATATTATACTGTACTATATAGAACTAATCCTTATacattcatatatatatatatatatatatatacatacaaTAAACGTACCTGTAATCCACTAAAATNTAAAGTATATTGCCCATCACGTGCAGCCGTATGGAGTCCATTTTGGGCCAGCTGAACACATGATTATGACGTTGCAGGTCAGCCGGAATCGGCAGAATGTTTCGGCGCTTTCGGCTTATTTGAGCTCAGCCGTGCCCTACGGGGCAGTGTTGACCGTTTCGGGGTACTTATCAGCCGAAAATGGGACTCTGGAACACCCCTTGGCAGGGGTGTTCTGCGCGTTTTCTCTGCCCCTGTATTCGCAGCGTGCTTTCTGTGCAAATGTTCTCTGCGTGCTTTCTCTGCCCCTGCCAGTTCGGTATTTATCTCATCTTCAGGGCCTTTTTCTTAAGATTACTAAGCATACAATTagttcaataataataggaAGCAAATGTAAATTGGGAACTAAGGTTCCTGTAAGGATTATTTAAaccttttttatttcttttactTTTGTGAAAATGTATATTAACAACGGTATGGTATGGTTACGACTATCTTATCAAATACCAATAAGCAAATTAAATACAGCCGAGATGTTTGTAGAATTACCATAATGGTTTCATACTGACATATATGGTTACTCCTTTTTTAATCTGTTGTTTACAGCATGGTTATTCGATGTTTACCCGTTTGTATCTAGTGCCACTGCATGTAGtgtttattaatttctttccacttgtttatttttattgaaaaaaaagaaaaataaaaaaagacatGTATATATCGTTTCTAACCTTTCATATTCGTATCTGAAccctatatatataagtatGTGTATATATGTACGTGCGTGCAGGCGTGTGCTAGTGGCAGTTAAAAGTACGATTgatcaatatcatcatatcatttatttatacCCTGTTTACAAACAAGTAATCACAACTATTCAAGAATGGCTAATGATGATACACATCAGGTTGATACAGGCATCGAATCCACTTCACACCAGCTGTCAAGAGTCTCATCTTCCGGTCAAAATAGTCATGTTTTGAACGATAATGATTCTCAATTATCTTTCAGAGGTGTCTCCACATCACGTACAATCTCTCCAGAACCATATTCTCCTCAAGATCCTCCTTTGAGAGAAGCCACCGATAAAGAGGAAGAGGATTCAGAAGAAGCTGAATCCCCTCGTTTGATGTCACAGATGTTATCTTCTAGTCATAACTCGGCACAGCTTGAGAGGAAGTTTTCTTCAGACTCTGATGAAAGTAATCTCTCGGGTGCCACCCCATTAAGTTTACCTTCCGACACAAATCGTATCAAGACCAGACCCATGACATTAAACGGAATGTCACCGGCGACAAGAGGTGCCACTACTTTACAAGAATTGGAAACAATCATCGATATCCCCTCGGTAACCTCTACGTTACCAGATATCCCTCCTCCTCCGGTCAGGTATTCGAACTTGTTTTGTAGAGAATTAAGACCTTATTGGTGGAAAGTGACCAAGAATTTCCTTTTCACCAACATTTTAATCGGTTGTTTTTGTATTTCCATGTTGTCCATCTTTTGGGGGGCTAATTATAGAAGATCCTATTATacctttaaaattaatattctgTGTGTCATTCAGGATGAATCTATTTTAACAGAACAACTCCCCACTTTAATCCATCATTCATCCAATTGTAGATGGCACATTTATAACACTACCGCTTTTATAGAAAAATTCCATTTAAAAcatgatgaaaaaatagataaaaGAGTTTGGGATTTAGTTCATGgtgaaaaatattggatgtcattaaatataaaagaagGTGTCACTGATGCCCTATATCAATCTTTGACAAACCCATTTGCCCCACCTTTCAATTCTACCcatttttttgaagttATGTATGAATCAAGTAGAGATCCTACGAATTTGAAAGCTTCTGTCTTACCCAAGATGCAATACGTGGTGGGGATTTATCAACAATATTATACTTCTCAAATCTTACCGGAATTCATCAGAAATATTACAAGAACCACAGGTCAAACTGTTTTTGATCCAAGGAAAATGGCAGGTGCAGGGAATATTAATTTCGAATATCGAGATAATAGACCTTTTACAGATTATGTATTATTAGGTCCTTTGCAAGTCGGTTTGATTTATGGTCTATTATTAACTGCATTCCAATATTCCTTGTATGCAAGTATGCATGATAAGatgattaaaattttatcattgaAGGCAATGGTTTTTTATAGATTGATCATCTCTTGGGGTACAATCTTTCTTCTGGCATTGTTCTTCACCTTAGTTTCCATTATTTTCCAAGTCAATTTCCAATTAGCATTTGGTAATGGTGGTGTTGTCATTTATTGGATGTCCACATATATGGTCATGTTAGCATTAGGTGGtgctaatgaaaatgtGATGGCTTTAATTTTTGCTTATTGTCCTCAATATTTAATGGTTTGGTTAATGACttggattattattaatatttcacCTTCATTTTATCCACAAGTCCTAGACAACAGATTTTATCGTTATGGTTATGCAATGCCCATCCATAACGCCTTAGATCTTTCAAAAGTCATTTTCTCAAATTTAGCAAGACATAAGATGGGTAGAAATTACAGTATCTTATTCTGTTGGATTGCATTAAACACCTTTTGTTTACCGCTTGTTCTATGGATCTTGTATAGAAAAATGATAAGCATGTTGCTAAAGTGAAGGAGACTTTACAAAACTTAGATGATGAAAGACTAAACTATGAAACTacaaatgatgaagatacAATTCCACCGGTTTCCCAAGTATCCCATACTTCAGAAgaacaaaatattcatcatGAATCAAGCTACGAAAGCGTATAACCCccaattttcaatattttttttttttttttacatagTACAATTTCTATTCTGTGTTCTTTTCTTTACAAAGTACAATTTCCATTCTGTGGCCCTCCTAATAAATACATTCCTCATTTTGTTACCcttttaataatcttcCTCCTTCTAAAtacctttttttatttattcgttattgtatttcttttttctttatccaCATATCACACTCTCACATCTATGAATGGACAATATATTATTGCACGTAAACATTCATAAATATCTAtctacatatatatatacatacatatttatatatcatGTAACATATCTGCattaaattacaatttattTCCTTTTAAAAAAGCTTATTTAGTAGGTTTTGGAGCTTCAgctttcttcttttttgaattatcaatGATTTCTACCTTGACATTCTTCAACCCATGTTGTTCCAATAATCCATGGATATAACTGTCCATTTGATCTAAAACATCCCCTTGAATGACAATAtcatctttcttttctgCATTTTTAGAAACAGCACAACCAGTGGCAAATTTAGACGCAAATGTCTTGGCCAATTTCTTCATATCAATCTCTAAGATTTCTAATCCGGAAATAACAACAATAGACTTTCTCTTGGTACGTGATTCTCtctttataataattttagatgataactttttttctaattctcttttttctttattttcttcctTAAGttctaatttctttaaacttttttctaatttttcttctctttcGACACCAATACTAGAATCAACAGCTGgcaattcatcatctttactatcatttgaataatattttggatATATGTCTGGATGATTATCTAAAAGCCATTTTTTACAACGTTTTAATTTACCTGAAAATTCACAATATTCAATTGGATAAGTACAAACTCCACAGTATAAAACTGATTGAAGGCCAGACATATTTATATAGTATACTCTTTTTACAGTTAAGTAATaccaaattattaaagattcacaataattatttttttttcaatacttTTAATAGATCCgtataaatttttattcattttttttttttcaagatgAGCCTAGGGTTAGGGCTGGAGATTATGCTAGTTAGGTTAagatatttaaaacttAAAAATGCAAATTAGTTTCGAAtgattatataatatacatATGTTATCAAATATAGATAAACCTCAATTcctaaataatatttggtcgcataaatttataagaTCAAAAGGATGTTTATTTACTTTGTTTCAATAATCTCTCCTTAGCATGCCTTTTCAATTCTATATCCATCAAGTCTTTAATTCTATGAGCACCAGCTATCCCTATAGCTAATACATTTTCCATTATATCTAATGGtaatttatcttcaataaataataacgatAACTTTTCTGAGTTACCAACTACCCCCAACGTAACAGAACTCATTACAATTTCTTCTTGAGAATTTAAATCCAATAATGGAGTTTCATTAAAAAGACCAATAGAAATCCCAGAGATAAAATCATATATCGCAATACCAGCATCAATTAGGGCTAATGTGATACCATTGATCAAACAAGATAATAAACTACCATCTTGTTGTAAAACATGGATTTGAATATCTATCAAAGTTCTTGGGTATAAAtgcattaaaatatttttcttaaaagttttaattaaaattgtttgCAATTCTAAAATccttttttcatttttatgtTGAGTTTTTGATCTTTCgaatttagaaaatggtGTAAtgtttaaagaaatatttaaagtagCTTTAGTTTGATCCAATTGAGATTTTAATGGAGGCTCTTGTGGACCTTTTACTATAGTGATcactttattattaccttGCTCAAGATATGATGAACCGTCCGATGTATGTGCGTGTGTATTTATTGAACAGTCAAATCTTCTTAATTCATTCCAACGACGGCCATCTTGACGTAAACCTTCTGGTGAATAAACTTCTAATCTTGACATATTGTCTAGTGTGCTTATATGAGGCTACAGTTATGTTAGatgtataatattttctatatttttacaaatgtatttttttttttaagtatTTGAAGCTTTTCTTGTCATTTTTCATGTAATTGAGATgtctgaaaaaaaaaaaaaaaaaaattgacgAGATCTGCACGGCGCTATCAAAGTGAATATTCATTCTTCACAACAATATCGATAAGTTTACGTATAAcaagtaaaaatatttctagaTAAAGTAAAGCTTTTAAGTTCAAGATATAAAAGGTACTACCAAGTAAAATTAAGTTTCGATGTCAATCGCTCAATTGTTCAAAGATTTGTTATGCTTGAGTGTATTCTTAGAACTAATACAAATGGTATAATAGTATTCTATTGCCCATACTTTTCTAGTGTAAAATCTTGTAGAGAAGGAGAAGCAAGATAATTCTTTaccaaattattttattacgTCTatcttatttattattattttaattcttccaaATCTCAACTtccaaatttcaaatttcaaatctcCGGTTCACGTGATCAAAAAAGAAGAGCGTCtaaaatgtaaaaaatatgaaaatattaaaattgaaatgaGATTTACCATCAAACGTAATCAAAGCAAAAGATCCACAGATTAAAGCAAGGGTTAGCAATATGAATAGTCCAACGACTCCTTTGGAAGAACCAATCATATTAGAGAAAGTACTTTTGAAGTTCaaaattagtattattCAATACATCAAAACATTATTGCAATTgatcaataaatattacAGTGTAAGTCAATTAATAATCGAGCAAACCAACAAACTACTAAAAGACATCGAGAAGattcaatttaatatcaataacaTTAAGGAACGGAAGACCacattcaataaatttatcaatatttgtGACCTTTTAAGCTTCAGTATTGTTAAGAACAGCGGCAATGAGATCAGCAACAAAATGAAACTGTGTCTGCATAACTGTAATATTGGCTTGCATACAGCGGTGTCCTTTGTACATGGAATTCCTGCCATCGCTATACCAAGCAATGACAGTTCCAGCACTTCCAATTCCAAGACCAACAACCGATTAGCACGCCCTGTTACCGCCATGACACACGTTCTTGATGACTTGACAAGCTGTTGGCGGGTACAGGTCGATATGTTGGAGCACCTTGTTTTTTCTACACCTCGAATGGTCTCTGAAACGGAAGATGGACATAATAACAGTGATCAACCTCCATTACAATTCCAACCAAAAGAAAGTAGGGGCGAGAACCCAGCCATGAAATGCTAAAACTACCCTGATATTATTTCCAACCTACAAAAATACACGAAGGCTTTTACTCGAGTTATATGAGCTGTGTTACAGGCGCATTAGATATCCCTCTTCAAtgtattttctaaaaattgCGGCTTCCAAGATAAactattttcaattttttcatagtCCCAAAAATTCAATGCCGAATCTGTCCATAGTGGAAGCTGAAAAATTCAGCAGCGTGTGTTACCAAATTAGCATCCTGTATGGTAATCACGTAAGTCGGCCTACGTCCCAGTTCAGCAGGTCTCCAGTGATCTCTCTATCTGGAACACACAATGCAGTCAATCCAATCGGACAATATCAAACCTAGTTTTATTGATGTAACATCTATCCATCTAAGCTCTTTTTACTTCCTGTTTCAGTGATTTCTTGGCTGTGGACTTCAAGTCCCTCTTCCATTCTACCTTGCTTTGGTCCGACTTCCTGACTATTTCCCACATAGTCTGTCAAGAGGTAGAAATTGGCAATGGCATGGGTCTGGAAATTGAAACAGTAGGCAGCCCAATCATCCAACTCCCAACAGCGTAAGGCTCGGAAACAGGTGTTGTAGTCATCCACGACTCAATCGGTCAAGAAACACCACCACGGCAGTCTCTGAGATTCCCGACTTTGGTGTAACTCACCTGGTTACCTTATGCCTTCTTACCACTGCTCCTACTGTCACCCAAATATTCAACACTACGTAGGGTTAAAGGTCACCATTACCTGGTattgaataattcattagTGCTGGTCCtactattatcattattaccattattgaTCTTCGTATGTGTATGCTAATATCGAGAGGGTGTGCATGCGTGTGTGGGAGAGGTACCATTTGTATGTTATACGGGAAAAAGACAGGTTACTAATGCATCATTAACAGCCATATGTAGCAATGCCAGTAATATGgcacaaatatttttaatatttgctCTCGTTAATATTGCCTTACTAAATTAATCTAATTTCAATTCGCATACCTGTTATTCTTTTCAGTCTCCAGCGATAACAAATCATGGAACTGAAACACATGGTACCAGTATTGTTGAGGTAGTTGTAAAGTTAGCACCGTGCGAACCATTCAATCGCTCATGCTACATCTTATATTGTCATATATCCCCTAATTAGATCTCATAATTTTTGatctattaattaattcaatcgattttaatttttatatataaactcTCCACTTTATCATATCTGAGACTTGTTCTTCTTTCTCTAATCCATTTGTATTATCAACTCTTCTCTCTCAAGAGGACAAGAAACATAGTTTCATTCAAACACATCacattcaaataattatatcaaaatgGTCAGAGTTGCTATTAACGGTTTCGGTAGAATCGGTAGAATTGTCTTAAGAATTGCTTTGCAAAGAAAAGACATTGAAGTTGTCGCTGTCAACGATCCATTCATTGCTACCGACTACGCCGCTTACATGTTCAAGTATGATTCTACTCACGGTAGATACCCAGGTCCAGTTACCCACGATGCTACCTCCATTATCATCGATGGTAAGAAGATTGCTGTTTACCAAGAAAGAGACCCAGCTAACTTACCATGGGGTAAAGACAAGATTGATATCGCTATCGACTCCACTGGTGTCTTCAAGGAATTAGACTCTGCCCAAAAACACATTGACGCTGGTGCCAAGAGAGTTGTCATCACCGCTCCATCTTCTACTGCTCCAATGTTCGTTGTTGGTGTTAACGAAGAAACTTTGAAGGCTGACCAAACCATTGTCTCCAATGCTTCTTGTACTACCAACTGTTTGGCTCCATTGGCTAAGGTCATCAACGAAGCTTTCGGTATTGAAGAAGGTTTAATGACCACTGTCCACTCTATGACTGCTACTCAAAAGACTGTCGATGGTCCATCCCACAAGGACTGGAGAGGTGGTAGAACTGCTTCTGACAACATTATCCCATCTTCCACCGGTGCTGCCAAGGCTGTCGGTAAGGTCTTGCCAGTCTTAAACGGTAAGTTGACCGGTATGTCTTTTAGAGTCCCAACTGTTGATGTTTCCGTTGTCGATTTAACTGTTAAGTTAGAAAAGGCTACCACCTACGATGAAATCAAGAAGGTTATCAAGGCCGCTTCTGAAGGTAAATTAAAGGGTGTCTTAGGTTACACTGAAGACTCCGTTGTTTCCTCTGATTTCTTGGGTGACTCTCACTCTTCCATCTTCGATGCTGCCGCTGGTATCATGTTATCTCCAAAGTTCGTTAAGTTGGTTTCCTGGTACGATAACGAATTCGGTTACTCCACCAGAGTTGTCGACTTAGTTGAACGTGTTGCCGCTTTGATCTAAATCTGATACAAGATTTTAGCGCTTCCATGATTCTTTCAAACATTACTTTACGTCTTAACATGGAACTATttttatgattatttaatgataaataaatttatataattttttaaaaattctttttttgtttcaaaCGTTGTATATCCTGTGTTTATGTACCCCTAAAGTTCCGCCAATTGTTTGGTAGTAGTTTTTCGTCTGAAAAATTCGAGATTTCACATTGCTCATAGGGAAAATACTACTATTTATTGCTTGTTTCGCCAAGTCTAGTGTTACTTAAAGTGTACAActtaacaataaaaattaaatcataatACTGTTAAATTGGATCACCTGTTGAGCTTATTAGTGAGAGAAAACAcaagaaaagaataatttaaaagacGGTTTTAATGATAGGTATATTATAGGTATTAGAGTGTTTTCCAAACTAGTCGCTTCTTATGAAGCATATCAACATGTTAAAACCTACGCTTTTCCCAACCTGTCTTTAATTATAAGCCCcctatttatattttaaaaaggaatcattttcaaactTTGTAAGTGAGTCTCAGTTAATATCAATTCTATGTATACTACATAATTCATTTAGCAAAAAAGTTATACGGCATTTATTGTCAAGttgtatataataattcatagCTTGCGATGAGTAATTAGTTAAAACTTACCCTGCAAGTGCAAGTGTTTGAAAATGTTTCTTTTATAACATttattttaacaaaaatatcaaacaCTGAGAAGTATAATGCCAATTTGTCTagctttttattttcctgAGTCTTCTCTTATCATGAGAGCTTCCTATTACTCGCAAGTATCTTTTTTTGGTAGCTTATGAATCTAGTACAAGCATTTTATGATACTGAATGTATCagttatttttagaaatacttcaaaaaaatataaaataattttaataaatgttGAAGAATGGTCATAAGTCGttaaagtatttttttatataaagaataaaaaactaattgaagatataaatatatttataaggTAATATATGAGAATGCACCTATGCTTTGTCTGGTAATGCATTAATGGATCTAATTGCAGTTGAAACAGCTGATGCAGGATTAACCCCGGTAACGACTCTTCCATCAGTAATGGAAAAATCATCCCATGGGCCAATTGGTGCTAAGAATTTAGCACCCAGCTTCCATAAAACGGTTTCTGGACTTTCCaaacttttttctttcataATACCATCTACCTGTAGGATAGTTTCACCAAGATCTGTAAATCCAGTTACTGATTTCCCTTCAATGATATATCTACCAGTTTTAGTATCGTTTATTCCTTCAAAAATGACTGGTCCATGACACACAGCAGCCACAACACCACCTTGTGTATACAATGAAGAAGCCAACATATGTAAGCCTGAAGCAGTTGGGTAATCAAACAAACAACCATGACCAGCAGAAGCAAAGAAGATTGAATAATCCTTAATATCATCCAAAAGATCCTTTGgagttttaattttactcAATGCAACATTGAATGCGGAATTCTTGTCTTcaaaatctttcaaatcattaCCAGATAAGAATTCTGG
Proteins encoded in this window:
- the TBLA0H02410 gene encoding SNG1 family protein (similar to Saccharomyces cerevisiae SNG1 (YGR197C) and YJR015W; ancestral locus Anc_5.143) — protein: MANDDTHQVDTGIESTSHQLSRVSSSGQNSHVLNDNDSQLSFRGVSTSRTISPEPYSPQDPPLREATDKEEEDSEEAESPRLMSQMLSSSHNSAQLERKFSSDSDESNLSGATPLSLPSDTNRIKTRPMTLNGMSPATRGATTLQELETIIDIPSVTSTLPDIPPPPVRYSNLFCRELRPYWWKVTKNFLFTNILIGCFCISMLSIFWGANYRRSYYTFKINILCVIQDESILTEQLPTLIHHSSNCRWHIYNTTAFIEKFHLKHDEKIDKRVWDLVHGEKYWMSLNIKEGVTDALYQSLTNPFAPPFNSTHFFEVMYESSRDPTNLKASVLPKMQYVVGIYQQYYTSQILPEFIRNITRTTGQTVFDPRKMAGAGNINFEYRDNRPFTDYVLLGPLQVGLIYGLLLTAFQYSLYASMHDKMIKILSLKAMVFYRLIISWGTIFLLALFFTLVSIIFQVNFQLAFGNGGVVIYWMSTYMVMLALGGANENVMALIFAYCPQYLMVWLMTWIIINISPSFYPQVLDNRFYRYGYAMPIHNALDLSKVIFSNLARHKMGRNYSILFCWIALNTFCLPLVLWILYRKMISMLLK
- the TMA22 gene encoding Tma22p (similar to Saccharomyces cerevisiae TMA22 (YJR014W); ancestral locus Anc_5.144); the encoded protein is MSGLQSVLYCGVCTYPIEYCEFSGKLKRCKKWLLDNHPDIYPKYYSNDSKDDELPAVDSSIGVEREEKLEKSLKKLELKEENKEKRELEKKLSSKIIIKRESRTKRKSIVVISGLEILEIDMKKLAKTFASKFATGCAVSKNAEKKDDIVIQGDVLDQMDSYIHGLLEQHGLKNVKVEIIDNSKKKKAEAPKPTK
- the SKI6 gene encoding exosome non-catalytic core subunit SKI6 (similar to Saccharomyces cerevisiae SKI6 (YGR195W); ancestral locus Anc_5.146), with the translated sequence MSRLEVYSPEGLRQDGRRWNELRRFDCSINTHAHTSDGSSYLEQGNNKVITIVKGPQEPPLKSQLDQTKATLNISLNITPFSKFERSKTQHKNEKRILELQTILIKTFKKNILMHLYPRTLIDIQIHVLQQDGSLLSCLINGITLALIDAGIAIYDFISGISIGLFNETPLLDLNSQEEIVMSSVTLGVVGNSEKLSLLFIEDKLPLDIMENVLAIGIAGAHRIKDLMDIELKRHAKERLLKQSK
- the TBLA0H02440 gene encoding uncharacterized protein, which produces MNSPTTPLEEPIILEKVLLKFKISIIQYIKTLLQLINKYYSVSQLIIEQTNKLLKDIEKIQFNINNIKERKTTFNKFINICDLLSFSIVKNSGNEISNKMKLCLHNCNIGLHTAVSFVHGIPAIAIPSNDSSSTSNSKTNNRLARPVTAMTHVLDDLTSCWRVQVDMLEHLVFSTPRMVSETEDGHNNSDQPPLQFQPKESRGENPAMKC
- the TBLA0H02450 gene encoding type I glyceraldehyde-3-phosphate dehydrogenase (similar to Saccharomyces cerevisiae TDH3 (YGR192C) and TDH2 (YJR009C); ancestral locus Anc_5.155); its protein translation is MVRVAINGFGRIGRIVLRIALQRKDIEVVAVNDPFIATDYAAYMFKYDSTHGRYPGPVTHDATSIIIDGKKIAVYQERDPANLPWGKDKIDIAIDSTGVFKELDSAQKHIDAGAKRVVITAPSSTAPMFVVGVNEETLKADQTIVSNASCTTNCLAPLAKVINEAFGIEEGLMTTVHSMTATQKTVDGPSHKDWRGGRTASDNIIPSSTGAAKAVGKVLPVLNGKLTGMSFRVPTVDVSVVDLTVKLEKATTYDEIKKVIKAASEGKLKGVLGYTEDSVVSSDFLGDSHSSIFDAAAGIMLSPKFVKLVSWYDNEFGYSTRVVDLVERVAALI
- the TBLA0H02460 gene encoding uncharacterized protein, giving the protein MAQKKVLISLTSFNGPFYADGKNTGVFVVEALHPFNTYIEKGYEVQFVSETGTYGWDEHSLEPEFLSGNDLKDFEDKNSAFNVALSKIKTPKDLLDDIKDYSIFFASAGHGCLFDYPTASGLHMLASSLYTQGGVVAAVCHGPVIFEGINDTKTGRYIIEGKSVTGFTDLGETILQVDGIMKEKSLESPETVLWKLGAKFLAPIGPWDDFSITDGRVVTGVNPASAVSTAIRSINALPDKA